The Ranitomeya imitator isolate aRanImi1 chromosome 3, aRanImi1.pri, whole genome shotgun sequence genome has a window encoding:
- the RSF1 gene encoding remodeling and spacing factor 1 produces MAEAGAEEAPAATEDLAPAPAASSGSAAGSWPDFAVVCSFLERYGAALDLPEITFPELEEALEESGAVSRVLVELHMKLMRKIGKSVTFDRWEKYLIRICQDYNSTWAWEMEKKGYQEMDVECKVGMLKHLCECQFDDNLKFKNAINEEEADTMRVQPIGRDKDGLMYWYQLDQDHNIRVYIEEQDDQDGSSWKCIVRSRNDLAQIVELLKTQIDPALLKKPEPEENSSQNPNPDDDVKKEEDGEKSLENDEIKEEKPDVVNKKTSDSPTENGSGCETVGETPLKTSSEIKTEPSSDTEEGKPTAKERDSFKENIKPESKAEKTEPKDLKELKGISEKTPSPQDPERAEVSVIVKRTEEHVEKPVEDTEKMKNDQQAKIPLKKRELKLTDDFDSPVKTAICKSKTPTKELLQKEEGKPEDDGTKAAVDGKQLVNGEVTSEKVHKTKGDHLVEDGAAAPRETVIECAKDENGIANEKRNSSVIKSLQDLENGKTKMVDGLEKGVTDVSNDRGTPPVQESSSKPASVVETAEENPGKCTTVSKVDDEKEKTPPEERESTKDAETIKESDEPAKEVPPCEEGSQAADQGVTDKKGEDLKDEDSRACESKVKDGKSKAAKVKLSVAKKSSTRNAAARKEKPSEDTEKADNDVKEKPASTEKAETDEKEPVKEKKTFTLRSKSRTIERKAPQPKDVQEEKVEEVADQEKIPEKPSLTSRSKNKQKAAAEEENSGSEGKEMTSERQKDGLKLTIRISNKKRMPELPVEDAEDVDTEENIGRRLRRSPRISRPSVKISEVKTRKPEKKQSDDEESAARVKPEREEEKKSERESSQKTKRKPRPGRRTRWTLTRSRRKRKSSTEEETEESDSEEDSEDGSEDEKEKGAPGEDDEPCKKCGLPNHPELILLCDSCDSGYHTACLRPPLMIIPDGEWFCPPCQHKLLCEKLEEQLQNLDVVLKKKERAVRRKERLVYVGISIENIIPAQESEELPEIQEKEEKKKKKPKPMERRSTRARKFISYRFDEFDEAIDEAIEHDIRDADGGGGGGGRGKDMSNITGHRGKDISTILEGEREEGKRPQRAVTRRKKRRRLNDLDSDSNMDEEESEDEFRISEGSQDEFVVSDENIEESDEDQQSNDSDFGARRPRRHYSRPMRQSRRIKRRSVRRRYSEDDDDDESGDDSQGSETDDSSEYSDDYLDTRRRRSRRNQKRQVNYKEDSESDNSQKRARHGRGKEMRRILKRRCSSSESNESDFSAASDDKPRNVRKNLLRKRIRSSNDELSDEEKEKPVRKRLNRIETDDEDEEEGDAKVCSSSSDKPPASAEDKPPAPTEDKPPAAVAVPEGTKKPSYRIESDDEDDFENVTKDGSPLDYSLVDLPSANGQSPGKTIETLIGKSSEKSETTKDTSAPVSQASNGTGGGQEAAGAEEDEDELLRVTDLVDYVCNSEQL; encoded by the exons TGTCTCGGGTGCTGGTCGAACTTCATATGAAGCTGATGAGGAAAATCGGGAAATCCGTGACATTTGACAGATGGGAGAAATACCTGATTAGG ATATGTCAGGACTACAACAGCACATGGGCCTGGGAGATGGAGAAGAAGGGCTACCAGGAGATGGACGTGGAGTGTAAAGTGGGGATGCTGAAG CACTTATGCGAGTGTCAGTTTGACGACAATCTGAAGTTTAAGAATGCCATCAATGAAGAAGAGGCGGACACCATGCGTGTCCAGCCCATAGGACGGGACAAGGACGGCCTAATGTACTGGTATCAACTGGATCAGGACCATAACATCCGCGTGTACATCGAGGAGCAGGATGACCAGGACGGCTCCTCCTGGAAGTGCATAGTCAG GTCCAGGAACGACTTAGCACAGATCGTGGAACTTCTGAAAACACAAATAGATCCCGCGTTACTGAAGAAACCTGAGCCAGAAGAAAATTCATCTCAAAATCCTAATCCAGATGATGATGTTAAAAAAGAGGAGGATGGGG AGAAATCTTTGGAGAATGATGAAATTAAAGAGGAGAAGCCGGACGTGGTAAATAAGAAAACGAGTGACTCTCCGACCGAAAACGGCAGTGGTTGCGAAACTGTGGGCGAAACACCTCTAAAAACCAGCAGCGAAATAAAGACGGAACCTTCATCAGATACCGAGGAAGGGAAACCAACCGCCAAAGAGAGAGACTCTTTCAAGGAGAACATAAAACCCGAGAGTAAGGCGGAAAAAACTGAACCGAAAGACTTAAAGGAATTAAAAGGGATCTCCGAAAAGACCCCGTCGCCCCAAGACCCGGAGCGTGCCGAGGTTTCGGTCATCGTCAAGCGTACGGAAGAACACGTGGAAAAACCTGTGGAGGATACGGAGAAAATGAAGAACGACCAACAGGCTAAGATACCGTTGAAGAAACGGGAACTGAAACTTACTGATGATTTCGACAGCCCGGTTAAAACGGCGATCTGCAAGTCAAAGACCCCCACAAAAGAGCTGCTTCAGAAAGAGGAGGGGAAGCCGGAAGACGACGGTACGAAAGCTGCTGTTGATGGGAAGCAACTGGTCAACGGAGAGGTGACTAGTGAAAAAGTGCACAAAACGAAGGGCGACCACCTGGTGGAGGACGGCGCTGCTGCTCCGAGAGAGACCGTTATCGAGTGCGCAAAGGATGAAAACGGTATCGCAAACGAGAAGCGGAATTCAAGTGTCATTAAAAGTTTACAAGATCTTGAGAACGGCAAAACTAAAATGGTAGATGGACTGGAGAAAGGTGTGACGGACGTCAGTAATGACCGAGGTACACCCCCTGTGCAAGAATCATCGTCAAAACCTGCCTCAGTGGTAGAAACGGCTGAAGAAAACCCGGGCAAATGTACCACGGTATCGAAAGTCGATGATGAGAAAGAAAAGACGCCCCCAGAAGAGAGAGAGTCCACGAAGGATGCGGAGACCATCAAAGAGTCTGATGAGCCAGCCAAAGAAGTCCCACCATGTGAGGAAGGGTCACAGGCGGCAGACCAAGGAGTCACGGATAAAAAGGGTGAAGACCTCAAGGATGAAGACAGCAGAGCGTGTGAATCAAAGGTGAAAGATGGAAAAAGTAAGGCCGCGAAAGTAAAATTGTCTGTAGCCAAAAAATCTTCCACCAGAAATGCTGCAGCTAGGAAAGAGAAGCCcagcgaagatacagagaaagcagACAATGACGTCAAGGAGAAGCCGGCGTCTACTGAGAAAGCGGAGACTGATGAGAAGGAGCCGGTAAAGGAGAAGAAAACATTCACTTTAAGGAGCAAGAGTAGGACGATCGAGAGAAAGGCTCCCCAGCCCAAAGACGTGCAAGAAGAGAAAGTTGAGGAGGTTGCGGATCAGGAGAAAATTCCAGAGAAGCCATCACTGACCTCCAGAAGTAAAAATAAGCAAAAGGCGGCTGCAGAAGAGGAGAACAGCGGCTCTGAGGGTAAGGAGATGACGTCGGAAAGGCAGAAGGATGGCTTAAAACTAACCATCCGTATCTCCAACAAAAAAAGAATGCCGGAGCTGCCCGTGGAAGACGCCGAGGATGTCGACACAGAGGAGAACATTGGACGGAGGCTAAGGCGGTCTCCTCGTATCTCCCGACCGTCTGTGAAGATCTCTGAAGTTAAAACCCGCAAACCTGAGAAGAAACAAAGCGATGATGAAGAATCAGCTGCTCGGGTGAAACCAGAAAGGGAGGAAGAGAAAAAATCCGAGAGAGAGTCAAGCCAGAAAACAAAAAGG AAACCCAGACCAGGGCGAAGGACACGCTGGACCCTCACTCGATCCCGGCGCAAACGTAAATCCTCCACCGAGGAGGAAACGGAGGAGTCTGATAGCGAGGAAGATTCGGAGGATGGTTCAGAAGATGAGAAGGAGAAGGGCGCTCCAGGGGAGGACGATGAGCCATGTAAGAAGTGTGGCCTTCCCAACCACCCCGAGCTG atcctgctgtgtgactcctgtgacagCGGGTACCATACAGCCTGTCTGAGGCCGCCGCTGATGATCATCCCTGACGGAGAATGGTTCTGCCCACCGTGCCAACAT AAATTACTTTGTGAGAAGCTCGAGGAGCAATTACAGAATCTAGATGTTGTCCTCAAGAAGAAGGAGCGAGCAGTGAGAAG GAAGGAGCGCTTAGTTTACGTTGGAATCAGTATTGAGAACATTATTCCCGCCCAG gaatctgaggaactgccaGAAATACAGGagaaggaggaaaagaagaagaagaagcctAAGCCGATGGAGAGGAGGTCGACGAGGGCTCGGAAGTTCATTAGTTACAG GTTTGATGAGTTTGATGAGGCGATTGATGAAGCGATAGAACATGACATCCGGGATGCAGACGGAGGGGGTG GTGGTGGGGGCAGAGGAAAGGACATGTCCAACATCACCGGCCACCGTGGCAAAGACATATCCACCATCTTGGAAGGAGAAAGGGAAGAAGGGAAGCGTCCTCAAAGGGCTGTCACACGACGCAAGAAACGGCGGCGACTGAACGACCTGGACAGCGACAGCAACATGGATGAGGAGGAGAGCGAGGACGAGTTCCGGATCAGTGAAGG CTCTCAGGATGAATTTGTCGTGTCCGACGAAAACATAGAAGAGAGCGATGAAGACCAGCAGTCCAACGACAGTGACTTCGGCGCTCGTCGTCCGCGCCGCCACTACAGCCGACCGATGCGGCAAAGCAGGCGGATAAAGAGGCGAAGCGTGCGGAGGAGGTACTCTGAAGATGATGACGATGATGAATCCGGAGACGATAGCCAAGGATCTG AGACCGATGACAGCAGCGAATACAGTGATGACTACCTGGACACCAGGAGGAGGAGATCGCGGAGGAACCAGAAGCGACAGGTCAACTATAAGGAAGATTCAGAGAGCGATAATTCGCAGAAAAGAGCTCGCCATGGACGAGGGAAAGAAATGAGACGGATCCTTAAGAGGAGATGCTCCAGCTCTGAAAGCAATG AGAGTGATTTTTCGGCTGCCTCGGATGATAAGCCTCGAAACGTGCGGAAGAACCTGCTTAGAAAACGCATCAGAAGCTCGAACGATGAACTTTCAGATGAGGAGAAGGAGAAACCCGTGAGAAAGCGTCTAAACCGCATCGAGACGGATGACGAGGACGAAGAGGAAGGAGATGCCAAggtgtgcagcagcagcagcgacaagccTCCTGCATCGGCGGAGGACAAGCCGCCTGCACCGACGGAGGACAAGCCGCCTGCGGCCGTGGCCGTCCCGGAAGGCACGAAGAAGCCTAGTTACCGGATAGAGAGCGACGATGAAGATGACTTTGAGAACGTTACTAAAGACGGGAGCCCGTTGGACTACAGCTTGGTGGATTTACCTTCCGCTAATGGACAAAGCCCGGGGAAAACCATTGAGACATTAATCGGGAAATCGAGTGAAAAAAGCGAGACCACCAAGGACACTTCAGCCCCCGTCAGCCAAGCTTCCAACGGGACGGGGGGCGGTCAGGAGGCTGCCGGAgccgaggaggatgaggatgaactATTGAGAGTAACTGACCTTGTGGATTATGTCTGTAACAGTGAACAGTTATAA